The following proteins are encoded in a genomic region of Candidatus Neomarinimicrobiota bacterium:
- a CDS encoding DUF4861 family protein — MHLKKSINNPGLFVLPLALLILACQPENSVIQVSNSLDLDRKNEMISISRSQLAGTINTDAKLKILDLETKQEISTQSLDLDQDGEWEELLLSVDLKPLEQRSFLIVNAEPTGVDTLVYGRFVPERKDDFAWENNRIAFRMYGPALEQSGEISSGVDVWTKSVDDLIINKWYARDDYHRDHGQGADFYKVGPTLGCGGLGLWVNDTLYTSKNYVDYRILAEGPLRLVFELDYAAWGSKNNRFTETMRISLDAGHYLNHFEYRFTHEPEPSATLKFVAGLTAHPSRSPEPVILDSSGDYMVLYEAFKGNNGWLGSAIIRDPSSQAIPVIQYDDQFLFGLFQEGQSELSYYAGASWSKSAYMPDKETWIQYVNNFQERMRTPLEVLVLTK; from the coding sequence ATGCATCTAAAAAAATCCATAAATAATCCCGGATTATTTGTTCTTCCGTTGGCGCTATTAATTTTGGCTTGCCAACCTGAAAACAGTGTGATTCAAGTCAGCAATTCTTTAGATCTAGATCGTAAGAATGAGATGATTTCTATCAGTCGGTCACAGTTGGCAGGAACCATCAATACTGATGCCAAGCTTAAAATCCTCGATCTTGAAACGAAACAGGAAATTTCCACTCAGAGCCTTGATCTGGATCAGGATGGGGAATGGGAGGAACTTCTACTCTCAGTTGATCTAAAGCCCCTGGAGCAACGTTCATTTCTCATCGTCAATGCAGAACCTACTGGGGTCGATACCCTGGTTTATGGTCGTTTTGTGCCAGAGCGAAAAGATGATTTTGCCTGGGAAAATAACCGGATTGCCTTCAGGATGTATGGGCCTGCCCTGGAACAATCGGGTGAGATCAGCAGCGGGGTTGACGTATGGACCAAAAGTGTGGATGATCTCATCATTAATAAATGGTACGCCAGAGATGACTATCACCGAGATCATGGTCAGGGAGCTGATTTTTACAAGGTTGGTCCTACCCTGGGCTGTGGTGGTCTGGGATTGTGGGTCAATGATACGCTGTACACGAGTAAGAATTATGTTGATTATCGGATTTTGGCAGAAGGTCCCCTGCGTCTGGTCTTTGAATTGGATTACGCCGCGTGGGGATCCAAAAATAACAGATTTACCGAAACAATGCGCATTTCCCTGGATGCAGGTCACTACCTGAATCATTTTGAATATCGCTTTACTCACGAGCCTGAACCATCTGCTACGCTAAAATTTGTTGCTGGTTTAACTGCTCACCCCAGTCGATCTCCAGAACCTGTAATCCTCGATAGCTCAGGTGATTACATGGTACTCTATGAAGCTTTTAAGGGAAACAATGGTTGGTTGGGTTCTGCCATCATTCGAGATCCGTCATCTCAAGCAATACCAGTAATTCAATATGACGATCAATTTTTATTTGGCTTATTTCAAGAGGGACAATCAGAACTCTCATATTATGCTGGAGCAAGTTGGTCAAAATCTGCTTACATGCCGGATAAAGAAACCTGGATTCAGTATGTTAACAATTTTCAGGAACGAATGAGGACTCCGCTTGAAGTGTTGGTGTTAACAAAATGA
- the kduI gene encoding 5-dehydro-4-deoxy-D-glucuronate isomerase — translation METRYLPNDQAYPRMNTEELRQNFLVEHLFMPGEIVLLYADADRAIVGSAVPLDLTLELKGSQKEMATEIFAERRELGVINIGGHGSIQVDANTYDLEKGDALYVGRGSRSISFTSVDQDDPAEFYLLSYPAHTKYPTKLIKNSTGEVEDLGTAEAANTRRIVKMIHPGSVQSCQLVMGITSLGVGQVWNTMPPHLHPRRMEVYMYYDLEPGQRIFHLMGKPDEIRMLVMKSKQAVISPSWSMHSAAGTRNYTFIWGMGGENQAFTDMDFIDMEKLR, via the coding sequence ATGGAAACACGATACTTACCAAACGATCAGGCTTACCCCCGCATGAATACTGAAGAATTGCGTCAAAATTTTCTAGTAGAACATCTTTTTATGCCTGGGGAAATAGTTCTCCTTTACGCAGATGCAGATCGCGCCATCGTCGGCTCGGCCGTTCCCCTTGATCTTACACTGGAGCTAAAAGGCAGTCAAAAGGAAATGGCGACAGAAATCTTTGCTGAGAGACGTGAATTAGGCGTTATTAATATTGGCGGTCATGGCAGCATCCAAGTAGATGCAAATACTTATGACCTGGAAAAAGGGGATGCGCTCTATGTTGGGCGTGGTTCACGCAGTATCAGCTTCACAAGTGTAGATCAAGATGATCCTGCTGAATTCTATCTGTTGAGCTATCCTGCACACACTAAATATCCCACTAAGTTGATTAAAAACTCCACTGGAGAGGTTGAAGACCTGGGTACTGCAGAAGCTGCCAATACCCGCAGGATTGTGAAGATGATCCATCCCGGTTCCGTCCAATCATGTCAACTGGTCATGGGTATTACGTCCTTGGGTGTTGGTCAGGTATGGAACACGATGCCGCCCCATCTCCATCCCCGTCGCATGGAAGTTTACATGTATTATGATCTTGAGCCAGGGCAACGAATTTTTCATCTCATGGGAAAACCAGATGAGATTCGCATGCTGGTGATGAAGAGCAAGCAAGCAGTCATTAGCCCCAGCTGGTCCATGCATTCTGCCGCTGGGACCCGTAATTACACATTCATCTGGGGCATGGGTGGTGAGAATCAGGCTTTTACCGATATGGATTTTATTGATATGGAAAAACTGAGGTAA
- a CDS encoding SDR family oxidoreductase: protein MHSDLFSLAGKTALVTGSSRGIGEACAMALAEAGADIVSVSRSGKTLNLSAKCDNLGRSFANYTCNFADRQSLSEFTSTLARDHAVIDILVNNAGTILRKPAEDHPDEFWDEVLHVNLSAQFILSREIGKQMLARGQGKIIFIASLLSFQGGITVPGYAASKGGIKTLTMALANEWAGLGVNVNAVAPGYIATDNTAALQADPVRNKAILERIPAGRWGEPEDIAGAVHFLSSSASDYIHGTTLLVDGGWMGR, encoded by the coding sequence ATGCATTCCGATCTCTTTTCATTAGCTGGAAAAACAGCATTGGTGACTGGTTCCAGTCGGGGAATTGGCGAAGCTTGTGCCATGGCTCTGGCTGAAGCAGGGGCCGATATAGTGTCTGTTTCGCGATCAGGGAAAACTCTAAATCTGTCAGCGAAGTGTGATAATTTAGGCCGATCCTTCGCTAACTATACCTGTAACTTCGCTGACAGACAGTCACTTAGCGAATTTACCTCTACCTTGGCGAGAGATCACGCAGTCATCGATATCCTGGTGAATAATGCTGGAACCATTCTGCGTAAACCAGCTGAGGATCATCCGGATGAATTCTGGGATGAGGTCCTACATGTGAATCTTAGTGCCCAATTTATTTTGAGTCGGGAGATCGGTAAACAGATGCTGGCAAGGGGGCAGGGAAAGATCATATTTATTGCCTCATTGTTATCATTTCAGGGGGGCATTACAGTTCCAGGCTACGCAGCCAGCAAAGGGGGCATCAAGACGCTTACCATGGCGTTGGCAAATGAATGGGCTGGACTGGGTGTGAATGTTAATGCAGTGGCGCCTGGTTACATCGCTACTGACAACACAGCTGCTCTACAGGCAGATCCTGTTCGCAACAAAGCGATACTGGAGCGAATACCAGCGGGTCGTTGGGGAGAACCTGAAGATATAGCAGGTGCTGTCCACTTCCTCAGTTCGAGCGCCTCTGATTACATCCATGGTACTACCCTGCTGGTAGACGGTGGCTGGATGGGACGCTGA